The nucleotide window AGTATCCCGATCCGGCGAAAATGCCGCTTTTATAAAGTGGCCAGAAGCTTACTTGCCTGGCTCGGTCACCGGTTAAACCCCTAACCGGTCCCGCAGCGAATACCAGGCTGCGCCTATTGCGGTAAGCGGTATACGAAAACGGTGGCCGCCGGGGAAGGGGAGGTGCGGAATTTTGGCGAAGGCATCAAAGCGTTGTGGCTGCCCTTTGATCGCCTCGCAGGCGAGCTTTCCTGCCAGATGGGTAAAGGTTACGCCATGCCCGCTGTCGCCCTGTATATAGAAGACGCCATTGTCCAGGCGGCCAATTTGCGGCATACGTGACAGGGTCAGCAGAAAATTGCCGCTCCAGGCGTAATCGAATTTGACCGCTGCCAGCTGAGGGAAAGTTTTAAGCAGCTTGGGGCGGATCAATGTCTCTATATCCTGCGGCTCACGCGCGCCGTAAACCACACCTCCGCCATAGAGCAGGCGGTTATCGGCAGTCAGACGGAAGTAATCAAGCAGATAGTTGCAATCTTCCACACAGCGATTATAAGGCAGTAATGCCAGTGCCTGATCCGCAGAGAGCGGCTCAGTGGTGACAATTTGCGAGCCGCAGGGAATACTCATCCGCGTCAGCCGTGGTTCAAGATGCGGCGCCAGGTAGGCATTTCCGGCAAAAATCACGAATTTCGCCGTCACATGGCCGTGAGCGGTAGTAATTTGGTGGGGATTGCCGTAAGAGACTGAGGTAACCTCAGACCTTTCATAGATGCGTCCGCCATGACGGCGAATGGCTTCTGCTTCTCCCAGCGCCAGATTTAATGGATGAAGGTGGCCGCCATTATTATCCAGTAACCCGCCGACATAGCGCTCGCTGGCCACCTCACGGCGCATCCCCGCCTCATCCAGCATCTCCAGTCCGGTGTTGCCATAGTTCTGCCAGCGCTTATGTTGCAGCTTCAGATGATGCAACTGGCGCTTGTTGAGGGCAGCGAAAATACCGCCCGACCGGAAATCACAATCAATCCCATAGCGAGTGATGCGATCGCGGATCACGCTTGCGCCCTCGAACATCATGCTGCCGAGCAGCTGGGCGCTCTCTTTGCCGTAGCGCTGTTCAATCACATCTACATCGCGGCTGTAGGAGTTAACCACCTGACCGCCATTGCGGCCGCTGGCACCAAAGCCAACTTTTGCCGCTTCCAGCACCACTACATCGTACCCCGTTTCGGTAAGAAACAGCGCGGAGGAGAGCCCGGTAAAGCCTGCGCCAATCACGCAGACATCGCACTGAATACTCTCCTGAAGCTGAGGCCAGGGCTCATGAGGATTGGCTGTCGCAGCATAGTAACTCTTCACATGATCCATAATGCTCTCCTCATTTCATGCGCTAAAAAGTGGCCGGTGTGTGTGCGCTGACAATCCGGCAGGGCTGGGTGGACGAATTGGTAAAGCTGTGCGGATGACCGGTGTTGATGACGTAACTCTGCCCCGCGTGCAGGAAATAGCTCTGGCCGCTAATGGTCAGGGTGATCTGCCCCTCTAACAGCGTGCCGGTCTCTTCACCCTGATGACGAATTTTCTCCCCTGTAGTGGCTCCCGGCTCATAGGTTTCCAGCATCATCGCCAGCGTTCTTTCGGGATTGCCGTTATGGATCAGCCGTAACGACACGCCCTGGCTGCCGATATCGATCAGCTCGTCGGCATCGATCACTACCTTCGGCGGCTCATCCTTTACTGGTTCGGAGAAAAATTCCGACAGGGAGAGGCCATAAACTTTTAACAATTTTTGCAGCGTGCTCACCGCAGGGCTGACTTTATCCTGCTCAATAGTGCTGATAGCGCTGTGCGTCAGGCCCGATAATTCAGCAACGCGTCGTTGTGACATCCCCATTTGCTGGCGGATTTCCGATAACCGTCGTCCCGGAGCGGCTTCGTTCATGGCCTTCTTTCCTCCTGATGCCGTTGACTGGCGTGGATAAATCCTTCGAACAGCAGGCGGGATAACGCCGACTTTTCACTTTGCCATTCCGGGTGCCACTGCACTGCCAGAGCAAACGGATGATCCTCCAGGCTGACAGCCTCAGGCAGCCCATCGGCGGCACGCGCCTCAATGCGTGTTGAGGGACCCAGTGAGCGGATCCCTTGCTGATGCAGTGAGTTAACCCAGAATTTCTCGCAGCCTTCCACCAGCGATGACAACAGGCCTTCAGGCTCGACAAAGACTTCGTGTGAGGGAGCATATTGCTGCTCAAGAGAAAGCCCTGCGTCTTCACGATGTTCCTGAAAACCGGAAACGGTATGCAGCTGCCGGTGAAGCGTGCCGCCAGTCGCCACTACCAGTTCCTGCAACCCCCGGCAGATAGCCATCATCGGCAGGTGCTGTGCGATCGCCGCCTCAATCAAGGCAAAAGCCAGTTTGTCGCGGCCGGCATCGGCACAGGCTTCTGTGCCACTCTCGCCATAATGGTGCGGTTCGATGTTACTGGGGCTGCCGGTGAGCAAAATCCCATCCAGCGGAGCCATAGCAATTTCTAATAGATGAGGAGAAGACATTAAACCGTGCGGCAAAGCCAGCGGGACGCCGCCAGCCTGCAGCACCGCATCAAGGTACTTGTTATGCACCATCTGCGTAGCATGGCCGCCTTTATCGATCTGACACATCACTACGCCAATCAACGGCTTGTTAAATATAATGCCCATGCATTCCCCCGCCCTGCTGTTCGAAATATCTACCGGAAAGGCGCTACTGGCGCAATTTTGTGCAATATATTTTCAATCTAGCAATCGGCTGCACAATATTCAAACGCATTTGGCGGCAAAATAAACTTGAATGTAACATTTGCACACTTTTTGTGTTGGCGCTATGTTTGAAATGTGGCTGTTATTTTGAGCAACGCTCAACAACGAAGCGAAGGGTCGAATCATGACAAATATTGTCGAAGTAGAGGACTTCACGAGACACAGTGAAGAGAAACGAACCAGCGCGTTCCAGAATGAAGTGCAGGCTTATCTGGAACGCCACCCTGAAACGCAGCACGTAGATATCCTCCTGAACGATCTCAACGGCGTCTTTCGCGGTAAGCGAATCCCCATCGCCAGCCTGAATAAACTTGAAAAAGGCTGTTATTTCCCCGCTTCCGTCTTTGCAATGGACATCCTCGGTAACACGGTTGAAGAGGCTGGTTTAGGCCAGGCGCTTGGTGAACCGGACAATATTTGTCTTCCGGTAGAAGGCACTTTAATCCCCTCAGCAGCAGACCCTCAACATCTGGCGCAGGTGCTTTTGACCATGCGTAATCAAGATGGTACTCCCTTTGACGTTGAACCCCGAAACGTACTCAATCACCTCTGGCAGCAGTTGCGTAATCGAGGCATGTTTCCGGTGGTAGCGGTAGAGCTGGAGTTCTATCTGGTCGATAAACAGCGTGATTCGGAAGGCTATATTCAGCCGCCGTGTTCGCCGGGTAGCGACGAGCGCAACATGCAAAGCCAGGTCTACTCAGTGGACAATCTCGACCACTTCTCTGCGGTGCTGAGCGACATTGACACGCTGGCGAAACAGCAGGGCATTCCGGCTGACGGCGCGCTGGCTGAAGCCTCGCCCGGCCAGTTTGAGATTAACCTTCATCACACCCGCAACGTTCTCAGCGCCTGTGACCACGCTATCCAGTTAAAACGCCTGGTGCGACAGGTGGCGGAGAATCACGGCATGACCGCCACATTTATGGCCAAGCCTTATGAAGAGTATGCGGGCAGCGGCATGCACGTCCATATCAGCATGCTGGATGCCGCGGATAACAATGCGTTCGCCTGTGACGATGGCAGTAACTCGCCGCTGATGAAGCGGGCGCTGGCGGGGATGATTGACCTGATGCCCGCTTCGATGGCGCTGCTTGCTCCCAACGTCAACGCTTATCGCCGTTTCCTGCCGGACGCCTTTGTGCCGTTGCAGGCCTCCTGGGGCCACAACAACCGCACCGTGGCATTGCGTATTCCCTGTGGCGATATCGACAACCACCGCATCGAGTATCGTGTTGCCGGGGCGGATGCCAATCCCTATCTGGTGATGTCTGCGATTTTAGCCGGAATGCTGCACGGCATTGATACTCAGCTTCCTCTGCCGCCCGCCATTCAGGGCAACGGTCATGAGGCTGAGGGCAATCCATTGCCAGTGCGCCAGAGCGATGCGCTGTGCGAATTTGAACAGAGCCGTGCTCTGCAAAAGCTGCTGGGTGAGCGATTCGCCTTCGTCTGGCACAGCTGCAAACACCATGAGCTGATGCATTTCGAACGTCTGATCACCGCAACTGAAATTGACTGGATGTTGAAAAACGCCTGACAGGAGGCTGAAGATGACGCAAACCAATCAGCAATGGCAGGCAAGACGGGAAGCGGCGGTAACGCCCGGCGTGGGGAACTCGCTGCAGGTTTATGTGCAAAGAGCGCTCAACGCCGAAATCTGGGATGTGGAGGGCAAACGCTATATCGATTTCGCCTCCGGGATTGCCGTAGTCAACACCGGACATAATCATCCTAAAGTCATTCAGGCGGTGACCGCTCAGCTTGAGTGCTTCAGCCATCCCTGTTTCCAGGTTACGCCTTACGGTAGCTACATAGAACTGGCTGAAAAACTGAACGCGCTGGTGCCCATTGCGGAGCCGACGCAAACTCTGCTGATGTCCTCCGGGGCGGAAGCAGTAGAGAATGCAATTAAAATTGCGAGGATCGCGACCGGGCGTAGCGGCGTCATCGCCTTCCGTGGCGGTTTTCACGGGCGAACGCTGTTAGGCATGGCGCTGACCGGCAAAGTGCAGCCTTATAAAAAAGGGTATGGGCCTTTCCCCGGAGGGATTTTCCATGCGCCTTATCCTTCAGACTATCTGGGTATCAGTGAAACCCAGTCTCTCGCCTCGCTCCAGGGTATCTTTGCCGCGGATGTGGCACCGGACGATGTAGCGGCGATTATCATTGAACCGGTGCAGGGAGAAGGGGGCTTTTATGCCGCTTCGGCCTCCTTCCTGCTCCAGCTGCGCAAGCTCTGCGATGAGCACGGCATAGTGCTGATTGCCGATGAGATCCAGAGCGGCTTTTGCCGTACCGGTAAAACGTTCGCCATCGAACACAGTGGGGTGGAGCCTGATTTAATCACTATGGCTAAAAGCCTGGCGGGCGGATTTCCGCTTTCAGCGGTGGTGGGGCGAAAATCGCTTATGGTGAAAGCGGAAGCGGGTGGCTTAGGCGGTACCT belongs to Erwinia pyri and includes:
- a CDS encoding NAD(P)/FAD-dependent oxidoreductase; its protein translation is MDHVKSYYAATANPHEPWPQLQESIQCDVCVIGAGFTGLSSALFLTETGYDVVVLEAAKVGFGASGRNGGQVVNSYSRDVDVIEQRYGKESAQLLGSMMFEGASVIRDRITRYGIDCDFRSGGIFAALNKRQLHHLKLQHKRWQNYGNTGLEMLDEAGMRREVASERYVGGLLDNNGGHLHPLNLALGEAEAIRRHGGRIYERSEVTSVSYGNPHQITTAHGHVTAKFVIFAGNAYLAPHLEPRLTRMSIPCGSQIVTTEPLSADQALALLPYNRCVEDCNYLLDYFRLTADNRLLYGGGVVYGAREPQDIETLIRPKLLKTFPQLAAVKFDYAWSGNFLLTLSRMPQIGRLDNGVFYIQGDSGHGVTFTHLAGKLACEAIKGQPQRFDAFAKIPHLPFPGGHRFRIPLTAIGAAWYSLRDRLGV
- the puuR gene encoding HTH-type transcriptional regulator PuuR, whose amino-acid sequence is MNEAAPGRRLSEIRQQMGMSQRRVAELSGLTHSAISTIEQDKVSPAVSTLQKLLKVYGLSLSEFFSEPVKDEPPKVVIDADELIDIGSQGVSLRLIHNGNPERTLAMMLETYEPGATTGEKIRHQGEETGTLLEGQITLTISGQSYFLHAGQSYVINTGHPHSFTNSSTQPCRIVSAHTPATF
- the puuD gene encoding gamma-glutamyl-gamma-aminobutyrate hydrolase, which translates into the protein MGIIFNKPLIGVVMCQIDKGGHATQMVHNKYLDAVLQAGGVPLALPHGLMSSPHLLEIAMAPLDGILLTGSPSNIEPHHYGESGTEACADAGRDKLAFALIEAAIAQHLPMMAICRGLQELVVATGGTLHRQLHTVSGFQEHREDAGLSLEQQYAPSHEVFVEPEGLLSSLVEGCEKFWVNSLHQQGIRSLGPSTRIEARAADGLPEAVSLEDHPFALAVQWHPEWQSEKSALSRLLFEGFIHASQRHQEERRP
- a CDS encoding glutamine synthetase family protein; amino-acid sequence: MTNIVEVEDFTRHSEEKRTSAFQNEVQAYLERHPETQHVDILLNDLNGVFRGKRIPIASLNKLEKGCYFPASVFAMDILGNTVEEAGLGQALGEPDNICLPVEGTLIPSAADPQHLAQVLLTMRNQDGTPFDVEPRNVLNHLWQQLRNRGMFPVVAVELEFYLVDKQRDSEGYIQPPCSPGSDERNMQSQVYSVDNLDHFSAVLSDIDTLAKQQGIPADGALAEASPGQFEINLHHTRNVLSACDHAIQLKRLVRQVAENHGMTATFMAKPYEEYAGSGMHVHISMLDAADNNAFACDDGSNSPLMKRALAGMIDLMPASMALLAPNVNAYRRFLPDAFVPLQASWGHNNRTVALRIPCGDIDNHRIEYRVAGADANPYLVMSAILAGMLHGIDTQLPLPPAIQGNGHEAEGNPLPVRQSDALCEFEQSRALQKLLGERFAFVWHSCKHHELMHFERLITATEIDWMLKNA
- the gabT gene encoding 4-aminobutyrate--2-oxoglutarate transaminase, which translates into the protein MTQTNQQWQARREAAVTPGVGNSLQVYVQRALNAEIWDVEGKRYIDFASGIAVVNTGHNHPKVIQAVTAQLECFSHPCFQVTPYGSYIELAEKLNALVPIAEPTQTLLMSSGAEAVENAIKIARIATGRSGVIAFRGGFHGRTLLGMALTGKVQPYKKGYGPFPGGIFHAPYPSDYLGISETQSLASLQGIFAADVAPDDVAAIIIEPVQGEGGFYAASASFLLQLRKLCDEHGIVLIADEIQSGFCRTGKTFAIEHSGVEPDLITMAKSLAGGFPLSAVVGRKSLMVKAEAGGLGGTYAGSPIGIAAALAVIGLIDDEQLNEKAQQQGEWLKTALHNMAEEFDCIGDIRGTGAMVAMELVEARDRTKPDKALTQALVQEAGRQGLILLSCGVRANVIRFLIPLTASKEIVTEGLNLLSLSLRIVQNMRPAK